The Peribacillus sp. FSL P2-0133 genome has a segment encoding these proteins:
- a CDS encoding ABC transporter permease subunit: MPDVKPAMRVIYIPILLLFAAFLFLPIGTLFVRSFETADGINLSNYLTVLSNAELMKSFGNSVKISGLTAVITTVLAFFLAYSIHCTRLYRPLKSVIKTGILIPMLLPTITFGFAIIYSFGNQGIITKIFGRNLFDIYGFNGLLIGYVIYTLPSAFLLINNSFKYMDKKFIIVSKLMGDGTIRSFMNTIIRPLAGTLGGAFVLSFILSFTDFGIPASVGGTYSVVATQLYQVMLGSIPDFNNGAVIAILMLIPVVFSVFLLNYLEKLNFHYDKFSDIELTQHKGRDICFGGISLLVLIGMFSVFAVMFIAPFLTSFPYDLSFTFKHFIDTFQSSDLTAVYKNSLFVALMTAVLGTFIAFSSAVLNVRTPLKGKSSMDVISMLTNTVPGMVLGLSYLLLFNGSSWKGTFAIIILCNMVHFFTTPYLMAKNSLSKMNPAWETTGNLLGDSWIRTIHRVILPNSASTVIEMFSYYFINSMVTISGIIFLVTAQTTLVASKIKELQHFAKFNEIFILSLLIFFTNLVVKLLCDHYQKRQFKH, translated from the coding sequence ATGCCTGATGTAAAACCGGCAATGAGAGTCATTTATATACCTATCTTACTGCTATTTGCCGCTTTTCTTTTCTTGCCGATTGGCACATTGTTCGTCCGTTCTTTTGAAACGGCTGATGGAATCAATCTCTCGAATTATCTAACGGTGCTTTCAAATGCAGAGCTGATGAAGTCATTTGGAAACAGCGTGAAAATCTCAGGTCTCACAGCCGTCATTACGACCGTTTTAGCCTTTTTCCTGGCCTATTCCATCCATTGCACCCGATTATATAGGCCATTAAAAAGTGTAATTAAAACAGGGATCCTAATTCCGATGCTGCTGCCGACAATCACATTCGGGTTCGCGATCATTTACTCCTTCGGCAATCAAGGGATCATAACGAAGATTTTTGGAAGGAATCTATTCGATATATACGGATTTAATGGATTATTGATAGGTTATGTGATTTATACATTGCCATCAGCGTTTCTTCTCATTAATAATTCCTTCAAGTACATGGATAAAAAGTTCATCATCGTTTCAAAATTAATGGGTGACGGAACGATAAGAAGTTTCATGAATACGATCATACGGCCATTGGCGGGAACTTTGGGTGGAGCTTTTGTACTTTCCTTCATCTTGAGCTTTACCGATTTTGGGATACCGGCTTCAGTCGGCGGGACTTACTCCGTTGTTGCGACGCAACTGTATCAAGTCATGCTAGGTTCGATCCCTGATTTCAATAATGGTGCAGTGATTGCCATTCTCATGCTCATTCCGGTAGTATTCAGTGTTTTCCTATTAAACTATCTCGAAAAACTGAACTTTCATTATGATAAGTTCAGCGATATCGAATTGACGCAGCACAAAGGTAGGGATATATGCTTTGGGGGTATCTCGCTGCTGGTCTTAATAGGGATGTTTTCAGTATTTGCGGTCATGTTCATTGCACCATTTTTAACTAGTTTCCCTTACGATCTCTCGTTCACCTTTAAGCACTTTATCGACACATTCCAATCGAGCGATTTAACGGCAGTCTATAAAAACTCCTTATTCGTCGCCTTGATGACGGCCGTACTGGGAACGTTCATCGCCTTTAGCTCGGCTGTTTTGAATGTCCGGACGCCTCTTAAGGGGAAGTCGTCAATGGATGTCATTTCGATGTTGACGAATACAGTACCGGGAATGGTGTTGGGTTTATCGTATTTGCTGCTGTTCAACGGCAGCAGCTGGAAGGGGACCTTTGCCATCATCATTCTATGTAACATGGTCCATTTCTTTACGACACCCTATTTAATGGCGAAGAACTCTTTATCCAAAATGAACCCTGCTTGGGAAACCACCGGGAATCTATTAGGGGATAGCTGGATCAGGACAATTCATCGTGTCATCCTGCCTAACTCGGCATCAACGGTCATCGAGATGTTCAGCTACTATTTCATCAATAGTATGGTGACGATCAGCGGAATCATCTTTTTGGTCACCGCCCAAACCACATTGGTGGCCAGTAAAATTAAAGAGCTTCAGCATTTTGCCAAATTCAATGAAATATTCATCCTGTCTTTACTTATCTTTTTTACAAATCTAGTCGTGAAGCTGCTTTGTGATCATTATCAAAAAAGACAATTCAAACATTAA
- a CDS encoding ABC transporter ATP-binding protein, which yields MLKLQNISKQFDGKSVLDNINLEIKTGEIVSLLGPSGSGKTTLLHIILGLTGINHGKIIFNDVDLSNVPMKDRGFNIVFQDYALFPHLNAYENIVYGLRNRKGSVSKEELQEYIDFLELTPHLKKRISELSGGQKQRVSIARTLVMKPKILLLDEPLSALDGVIKESIKERIKSIAREYKLTTIIVTHDPEEALTMSDKILIINQGNISQFGSPQEIINQPANDFVKQFILKQLEIKRENIYNLFGEKYA from the coding sequence TTGCTAAAATTACAAAATATTAGCAAGCAATTCGATGGAAAATCAGTTTTGGATAATATAAATCTTGAAATTAAAACGGGGGAGATCGTTTCACTATTAGGACCAAGTGGAAGCGGCAAAACTACTTTATTACATATAATTTTGGGCTTGACGGGTATCAATCATGGAAAAATCATTTTCAATGATGTCGATTTGAGTAACGTGCCCATGAAAGACCGGGGATTTAATATCGTTTTCCAGGATTACGCTCTTTTCCCTCATTTAAACGCCTATGAAAATATCGTTTATGGATTGAGGAACAGGAAGGGATCCGTTTCCAAGGAAGAGCTACAGGAATACATCGATTTCCTGGAATTGACACCGCATTTGAAAAAAAGGATCAGCGAATTATCCGGGGGTCAGAAACAAAGGGTTTCGATCGCAAGGACTCTTGTAATGAAACCGAAGATCTTATTACTTGATGAGCCACTGAGTGCTTTGGATGGTGTGATCAAGGAATCGATAAAGGAACGCATCAAATCCATTGCCCGGGAATATAAGCTGACGACGATTATAGTGACACATGACCCGGAAGAGGCTTTGACGATGTCCGATAAAATATTGATCATTAATCAAGGGAATATTTCTCAATTTGGATCACCACAAGAAATCATCAATCAGCCAGCCAATGATTTTGTTAAGCAATTCATTCTTAAGCAACTGGAGATCAAGAGAGAAAATATTTATAACTTATTCGGTGAAAAGTATGCCTGA
- a CDS encoding DeoR/GlpR family DNA-binding transcription regulator, with product MLPLERQKKIIELLTIRKVMKIAELTEELQVSIETIRRDMNLLTRQGKIEKIYGGVKLVQSKFGESTIDERMFSQLEEKETIAQKCSEYIDDGDCIYIDSGSTTYQIAKYIKQKKKLTVITSSIPVVNELIHSDIEILIIGGKVRQNEQSIVAFDYLFNFSELNISKAFICASGITVEKGISDYNLEEANTRKKIIDLSQEVYVAADSSKFGKDVTIGISSLDKIDYIITDDHVHKDFISSFKETDTHLILS from the coding sequence ATGCTTCCTCTTGAAAGGCAAAAGAAGATCATCGAGTTATTAACGATTAGAAAAGTTATGAAAATTGCCGAGCTTACTGAAGAACTGCAAGTTTCCATCGAAACCATCAGAAGGGATATGAACCTTCTTACAAGGCAAGGAAAAATAGAAAAGATCTACGGCGGCGTTAAACTGGTTCAATCGAAGTTTGGAGAATCGACAATAGATGAACGGATGTTCAGTCAATTAGAAGAAAAGGAAACCATCGCCCAAAAATGCAGTGAGTATATTGACGATGGTGATTGCATTTATATCGATAGTGGTTCGACAACCTATCAAATCGCTAAATATATAAAACAGAAAAAGAAACTGACCGTGATAACCAGTTCGATCCCTGTTGTAAATGAGCTCATTCATAGCGATATCGAGATCTTGATCATAGGGGGGAAAGTCAGGCAAAATGAACAATCCATTGTTGCATTTGACTACTTATTCAACTTTAGTGAATTGAATATTTCAAAGGCATTCATTTGTGCGAGTGGCATAACCGTTGAAAAAGGCATATCCGACTATAATTTAGAAGAAGCAAATACACGAAAAAAAATCATTGATTTATCTCAAGAAGTCTATGTTGCCGCTGACAGCTCAAAGTTCGGGAAAGACGTGACCATCGGGATATCGTCACTGGATAAAATCGATTACATCATCACTGACGATCATGTACATAAAGATTTCATCTCTTCGTTTAAAGAGACCGACACACATTTGATTCTTTCTTAA
- a CDS encoding DeoR family transcriptional regulator: protein MKPSTNRMLTRIKSVYMFISNNGTVSTQELVEEFGITPRTVQRDLNVLAYNDLVQSPSRGLWTTTSKKVKMSS, encoded by the coding sequence TTGAAACCTTCAACAAATCGCATGTTAACCCGTATTAAATCCGTTTATATGTTCATTAGTAATAACGGTACGGTTTCTACTCAAGAGCTTGTAGAAGAATTTGGCATCACTCCTCGAACTGTGCAGCGCGATTTAAATGTCTTAGCATACAATGACCTTGTTCAAAGCCCAAGCCGAGGCCTTTGGACTACAACAAGTAAAAAGGTGAAGATGTCATCGTAA
- a CDS encoding pseudouridine synthase → MRIDKILSNIGYGSRKEVKKLLKSGAVKVNDRLLKDPKEQVDPDTEIVTVHGERVEYREFIYLMMNKPPGVLSATEDNYQETVIDILEPEDSVFEPFPVGRLDKDTEGLLLITNDGKLAHQLLSPKKHVPKTYFAVIDGEVTERDIEAFRNGVTLDDGYETKPGELNILKSGLTSDIELTIMEGKFHQVKRMFEAVGKRVVYLKRLSMGSLQLDEELELGEYRELTAEELEQLKAGQPAE, encoded by the coding sequence ATGAGAATTGATAAGATTTTATCCAATATTGGTTATGGCAGCAGGAAAGAAGTGAAAAAGCTCCTGAAATCCGGAGCCGTCAAGGTCAATGACAGGCTGCTCAAGGACCCGAAGGAACAAGTGGACCCTGATACGGAAATCGTGACGGTTCATGGTGAACGGGTTGAATATAGGGAATTCATCTATTTAATGATGAATAAACCGCCAGGCGTATTGTCGGCAACGGAAGACAACTACCAAGAAACGGTCATCGACATCTTGGAGCCGGAAGATTCGGTTTTCGAGCCATTTCCTGTAGGCCGTCTTGATAAGGACACAGAAGGTTTATTGCTGATCACGAATGACGGAAAGCTTGCCCATCAACTGCTTTCCCCGAAGAAACATGTCCCTAAAACATATTTTGCGGTCATTGATGGCGAAGTGACGGAACGGGATATCGAGGCATTCCGCAACGGTGTGACCTTAGATGATGGATACGAAACAAAACCAGGTGAATTGAACATTTTAAAATCAGGTCTGACATCGGATATCGAGCTGACGATCATGGAAGGGAAGTTCCATCAGGTGAAGCGGATGTTTGAGGCCGTTGGCAAACGTGTCGTCTACCTAAAGCGTCTTTCCATGGGTAGTTTACAGCTTGATGAGGAACTTGAGCTTGGTGAATACCGTGAGTTGACGGCGGAGGAACTTGAACAGTTAAAGGCGGGTCAACCGGCTGAATGA
- a CDS encoding polysaccharide biosynthesis protein, whose product MSSKFLKGAFILTLGAIISKVLGLFYVIPFEHMVGNKGATLYQYGYVPYTIFISFATAGMPLAVSKFISKYNALEEYAVGEKLFKSSLKLMVVTGFLAFLILYTMAPMFTGVFGVKQEDVEAVTEIIRAVSFALIFVPFMSIIRGFFQGHEAMEPTAISQVIEQIVRIVFLLAGVYVVLNVLDGELVRAIQMATFAATVGAVGGLVVLFWYWKKQKPHLDSLMKKDRGTMEISLKEIYKEIFLSSIPFIFVGIAMPLFQFADLLSFNKAMSSIGLQHVAEDALGVLNVYAQKLVLIPMTLATGFSMALLPSVTKAYVSEDSEELNRQLNQAFQILLFITIPAVVGMSVLADPIYSAFYSHDPLGISVLKAYAPVSILFALFSVSAAILQGINQQKYTVLSLLVGFLIKLSLNIPLIKLFETEGSVYATAFGYLAAVLLNLYVITYFTGYRYSLTIRRSVLISVFSVIMGLAAWGMNSLLSLWLTTEGRFQAILIVAVCAIFGALIYTALALKSKLAHRLFGARIDRLKAKLGL is encoded by the coding sequence ATGTCATCTAAGTTTTTAAAAGGGGCTTTTATATTAACGCTGGGAGCGATTATTTCCAAGGTACTTGGTTTATTTTACGTCATCCCATTTGAACATATGGTTGGGAATAAAGGGGCTACCCTTTATCAATATGGGTACGTTCCATATACCATTTTCATTAGCTTTGCAACGGCAGGCATGCCGCTTGCTGTTTCTAAATTCATTTCGAAGTATAATGCGCTCGAGGAGTACGCCGTCGGTGAGAAGTTATTTAAATCGAGCCTGAAATTAATGGTTGTCACCGGTTTTCTTGCTTTTTTGATTCTCTATACGATGGCACCGATGTTCACTGGAGTCTTTGGGGTCAAGCAGGAAGATGTCGAAGCGGTCACGGAGATCATACGGGCAGTCAGCTTCGCCTTGATTTTTGTACCGTTCATGAGCATCATCCGCGGCTTCTTTCAAGGTCATGAAGCGATGGAGCCAACGGCGATATCTCAGGTTATCGAACAAATTGTCCGCATCGTGTTCCTTTTGGCCGGTGTGTATGTTGTTTTGAATGTCCTTGATGGAGAGTTAGTGAGGGCCATCCAAATGGCTACCTTCGCGGCGACGGTCGGGGCTGTCGGTGGTTTAGTAGTGTTATTTTGGTATTGGAAAAAACAAAAACCCCATTTGGACAGCTTGATGAAGAAAGACCGGGGGACGATGGAAATTTCCCTGAAGGAGATCTATAAAGAAATATTTCTATCGTCGATTCCTTTCATATTCGTCGGAATCGCGATGCCATTGTTTCAATTTGCGGACTTATTGTCTTTCAATAAGGCGATGTCGTCCATCGGGCTGCAGCATGTCGCAGAAGATGCCCTTGGGGTGTTGAATGTATATGCCCAGAAGCTTGTCTTGATTCCGATGACGCTTGCAACCGGGTTTTCAATGGCGCTTCTCCCTTCGGTGACGAAGGCATATGTAAGCGAGGATTCGGAAGAGTTAAACCGCCAGCTGAACCAAGCTTTCCAAATTTTGTTGTTCATTACGATACCGGCGGTCGTTGGCATGTCGGTGCTAGCCGATCCAATCTATAGTGCCTTTTACAGCCATGATCCACTTGGAATCAGCGTCCTGAAGGCATATGCGCCCGTTTCCATCTTGTTTGCGCTTTTTTCCGTTTCGGCGGCCATTTTACAAGGGATCAATCAGCAAAAATATACGGTGCTCAGCCTGCTTGTGGGCTTTTTAATCAAATTGAGCTTGAATATCCCCTTGATCAAGTTGTTTGAAACGGAAGGATCCGTTTATGCTACTGCATTCGGCTACTTGGCTGCTGTGCTGCTGAATTTGTATGTCATTACCTACTTTACTGGATATCGTTACAGCCTTACCATCAGACGATCTGTTTTGATTTCTGTTTTTTCAGTGATAATGGGACTGGCTGCATGGGGCATGAACAGTTTATTATCGCTGTGGCTTACAACGGAAGGGCGATTCCAGGCGATTTTGATCGTGGCCGTTTGTGCAATTTTTGGAGCGCTCATTTATACGGCGCTTGCCTTGAAAAGCAAACTTGCCCACCGTTTGTTCGGTGCCCGGATCGATCGGTTAAAAGCTAAATTAGGATTATAA
- a CDS encoding NAD(P)/FAD-dependent oxidoreductase, with translation MKYDVVVIGGGPSGLMAAIAAGEKGANVLLVDKGEKLGRKLAISGGGRCNVTNRLSIDEIIQHIPGNGRFLYSAFSEFNNEDIIQFFEKLGVALKEEDHGRMFPVNDKAQSVVDALLTRLSNLKVTIYKNSPVAEVLYEHGKTSGVRLKDGQTIDTDAVVIAVGGKSVPHTGSTGDGYAWAKKAGHTITELFPTEVPVLSHETFIKDRTLQGLALRDVSLSVLNPKGKALITHQMDMLFTHFGVSGPAVLRCSQFVVKAMKKWNLSEVTMKLDALPDRNKEEVFQDIMKEIKAEPKKAIKNTLKGLVPERYLHFLLERSGIDLQEQGATISNEKIRHFAELCKDFQFGVHGTQPLEKAFVTGGGVSVKEIHPKEMASKLMDGLYFCGEILDIHGYTGGYNITSALVTGRLAGMNAAMYARS, from the coding sequence TTGAAATATGATGTAGTGGTAATTGGCGGCGGTCCTTCCGGATTGATGGCAGCAATAGCAGCCGGGGAAAAAGGGGCCAATGTCTTGTTAGTGGATAAGGGCGAGAAGCTTGGCAGGAAGCTTGCCATCTCGGGCGGCGGACGCTGCAACGTGACGAACAGGCTCTCAATCGATGAAATCATTCAGCATATCCCTGGTAACGGGCGATTTCTATACAGTGCTTTCTCAGAGTTCAATAATGAAGACATTATTCAATTCTTTGAAAAATTGGGCGTGGCCCTTAAAGAAGAGGACCATGGCCGGATGTTCCCTGTCAACGATAAAGCGCAAAGTGTCGTGGATGCCCTTCTGACGCGCCTGTCTAATTTAAAAGTAACGATCTATAAGAACTCTCCAGTTGCGGAAGTTCTCTATGAACATGGAAAAACAAGCGGTGTCCGGTTAAAAGATGGACAGACCATTGATACAGATGCAGTCGTGATTGCAGTCGGCGGGAAATCAGTTCCCCACACCGGTTCAACCGGCGACGGCTACGCATGGGCTAAAAAGGCGGGGCATACGATTACTGAACTGTTCCCAACTGAAGTTCCCGTACTTAGCCATGAAACATTCATTAAAGATCGCACACTTCAAGGTCTCGCACTTCGCGATGTTTCATTGAGTGTCCTTAATCCAAAGGGCAAGGCCCTGATCACACACCAAATGGATATGCTCTTCACCCATTTCGGCGTCTCCGGTCCAGCTGTTCTAAGATGCAGCCAATTCGTCGTGAAAGCGATGAAAAAATGGAACCTGTCGGAAGTGACAATGAAACTCGATGCCCTGCCGGACCGAAATAAGGAAGAGGTCTTTCAAGACATCATGAAGGAAATCAAAGCCGAACCGAAAAAAGCCATTAAAAATACCTTAAAAGGTTTAGTTCCTGAACGATACCTTCACTTTCTGCTTGAGCGAAGCGGCATTGACCTTCAAGAACAAGGAGCGACGATATCAAATGAAAAAATCCGCCACTTTGCAGAGTTATGCAAGGACTTCCAATTCGGAGTACACGGCACCCAGCCGCTAGAAAAAGCCTTCGTAACGGGCGGAGGCGTATCCGTCAAAGAAATACACCCAAAAGAAATGGCATCCAAACTGATGGACGGACTGTATTTCTGCGGTGAAATTCTGGATATACACGGATACACAGGCGGCTATAATATCACATCGGCATTAGTAACAGGAAGACTCGCCGGAATGAATGCAGCCATGTATGCCCGTTCATAA
- a CDS encoding MGMT family protein, whose protein sequence is MESFTERVINIIQHIPCGKVMTYGQIGQLAGSPRGARQVVRILHSSSKKHDLPWHRVINAKGEIGIKAEGAAEHQKAMLESEGITFTERNTIDLEAFRYHPEIF, encoded by the coding sequence TTGGAAAGTTTTACTGAACGGGTAATTAATATCATTCAACACATCCCTTGCGGTAAAGTGATGACATATGGTCAAATCGGACAGCTCGCCGGTAGTCCGCGCGGTGCAAGGCAGGTCGTAAGGATCCTTCATTCAAGCAGCAAAAAACATGACCTTCCTTGGCACCGGGTAATTAATGCCAAGGGAGAAATCGGCATAAAAGCAGAGGGCGCTGCAGAACACCAGAAGGCGATGCTCGAGAGTGAAGGCATTACATTCACGGAACGGAATACCATTGACCTCGAAGCTTTTCGCTATCATCCAGAAATATTTTAA
- a CDS encoding MEDS domain-containing protein → MDNKMIQLLENIQQTDGGHIFYCFNELEAYIENEATFIIAGVEQGDHILVVENDRIFPFVYKKLQLHLNEEQLEQVHLMNNFDFYCFHGDFHPSTMVNYFLENIDIYNKRNQHVRTWGHVEWGHNDQVSLAIGEYEKGIDKLIKERGLISVCAYDDCRMPDELKTNLIKHHGVLITDEKITMLANG, encoded by the coding sequence TTGGATAATAAAATGATACAACTATTAGAAAATATACAGCAAACGGATGGTGGCCATATTTTCTACTGTTTTAATGAATTGGAAGCCTACATTGAAAATGAGGCAACTTTCATCATTGCCGGTGTTGAACAGGGAGACCATATCCTGGTCGTCGAAAATGACCGTATCTTTCCTTTCGTGTATAAGAAATTGCAGCTTCATTTAAATGAGGAGCAATTGGAGCAAGTGCATCTTATGAATAATTTTGATTTTTATTGTTTTCATGGAGACTTCCATCCTTCGACGATGGTTAATTATTTCTTGGAAAATATCGATATATACAATAAACGCAATCAGCACGTGCGGACTTGGGGCCATGTTGAATGGGGCCATAACGATCAAGTCAGCTTAGCGATAGGCGAATATGAAAAAGGAATCGACAAACTGATCAAGGAACGAGGATTGATTTCTGTTTGTGCATACGATGACTGCAGAATGCCTGACGAGCTTAAAACAAACTTGATCAAGCATCATGGGGTCCTGATAACCGATGAAAAAATCACGATGTTAGCAAACGGATAG